The sequence below is a genomic window from Spirochaetales bacterium.
GGGAAGGCCAGTTTTATTATCCTTCGGGCATCGCAATCGGGAACGACGGGAAAATCTATATTGCCGATACCTATAACTACCGGATTGTCCGGATGGACGATATATCGGGAGAAGGCTGGACAACCATCGGTATACAAGGAGTCGGAGATCAGCAATTCAACAGGCCTTTCGGTATCGCGACCGGTATCGACGGCCGTATCTATGTCGCCGATACCTACAATAACCGTATCGTAAGGATGGATAAGATGACCGGGGCGGGCTGGGCCGTATTCGGGACAAGGGGAAGCGGGGTCAATCAATTTTACAGATTTCAGGGTATTGCCGTGGGGCCTGACGGGAAAATCTATGTTGCCGATAACAATAACCACCGGATTGTCAGGATAAGCGATATGACGGGCAAGGAGTGGAAATCACTCGGCGGCGAAGAAGGGTCCGGAAGTGCGACGGGCCAGTTTAAAAATCCTTTCGGTATAACGGTCGACGGACAAAACAGGATATATGTCGCAGACTACAACAATTGCCGGCTTATCAGGATGGATGATATGGACGGGAATGGCTGGACTTCCTACGGGACGTATGGAGCCGGTCCGGATCAACTAGCCTATCCCCGGGACGTCGCTACCGGGAAAAACGGAGAAATTTTCATTACCGATCAAAACAATTACCGCGTCATCAAAATGAATAACATGGCCGGTACGGGGAGGAAAATATTTGGCACATACGGAAACCTGCCCGGACAGCTGCGCCGCCCGTACGGTATCGCAGCCGGTAACGACAAAAAGATTTATATTTCCGATTATGACAATCACCGGATTATACGCATGGACAATACGGCCGGAGAGGGATTGATGACCTTCGGTACGGCGGGCAATGAAGAAGGCCAATTCACGAATCCCTCAGGCATTGCCCTGGACAATGACAACAGGATCTATATTGCGGACAGGGGCAATCACCGGATCGTCCGCACGGATGACATGACGGGTGCGGGCTGGATATCCCTCGGGGCGGAGGGGAGTACCTCGCTTCAGTTTTCGAGTCCCTGCGGCGTCGCCTTAAGCCGCGACGGCAAAATTTACATCGCCGATTACGGCAATCACCGGATTGTCCGTGTCAATGACATGTACGGGAACGGATGGCAAAGTGTCGGTGGCGAGGCGGGAACCGGAACAAGGCAGTTTTCCTATCCCACCGGCATCGCTGTCGACGGGGAGAGCGTTGTTTATGTTTCCGATTACGGCAATCACCGTATAATCAAAATGGGGGATATGGATAATTCGAGCTGGTTTTCCATCGGCACCCAGGGAAACGGGGTCAATCAGTTCAGCCATCCCTGCTTTATTGCTCTTGACGATGATTCAAGGATGTATGTTACCGATTACGACAATCACCGGATCGTCCGCATGAGCGACATATCGGGAACGGACTGGACGTCGTTCGGCACGATTGGCGCCGGCGAAAACCAGATGTTTTACCCGACCGGCATCGCTTTCCGGCAATAGCCCGCGTCCGGATTCCCCTGCGCACCCGGGGTGACGACAATTGTCGTCTTTTATTGACGGCACATACTATGGCCCTTTCCCTTGTCTTTTCACCCTGCTTGGTCTATAATCCGTTTCAATGAAAGACAATGTCCGGGTCGTAAAACCGATACTCATCGCCGTTTTTTTCTTTTCCGGCGTGAGCGCCCTCATTTACCAGATCATCTGGATTCGCATGCTCGGCCAGGTGTTCGGGCTGACGGCCGTCGCCGTAACGACCGTCCTGACCGCTTTCATGGCGGGCCTCGCCGCGGGCAGCTATCTGTTCGGGAAACTCATCGACAAACGGAAGGACCCCCTTTTCGTCTTTATGCTGCTGGAAGCGGGTATCGGCGCATTCGCCCTTTTATTCCCCGTAATACTCGATGTGTTGACCGGTGTCTACACGGCCCTGACAAAGACGATACGGCCGGACGTCTATGTCAACAGTATTTTCCGTTTTGCCGTATCGTTTATCGTCCTCCTGCCGCCCACGACCCTGATGGGGGGGACCCTGCCCGTCCTGAGCAAGTATTATGTCACGTCGTTACGCGGTCTGGGCGGAAACGTCGGCCGGCTGTATGCGGCGAACAACCTGGGCGCGGTTTCAGGCTGCGTGCTTTCGAGTTTCGTCCTTATCGGGATTATCGGGCTTTCGGGAAACATTATTCTCGCCGCGTGCTTCAATTTCGGAATCGCGGCGGTCGTTTTCTTCATCAGGAAAACCCGAACCGGTGAAACGCCGCATGATAACGGGAAAAATCCGGAAGAAAGCAAAACAAAAAAAGCGGCGGAACCCGAACGGTATTCACCCGCCTTCCTGAGGCTCGTTCTCTGGGTGTTCGCGATCGAGGGATTCACCACCCTCTCCTATGAGGTGATCTGGACGCGGATTCTCCTCGGTATTTCATGCGACAGAAGCGTCTATTTCTACGCGACCGTGATTGCCGCGTTCATCGCCGGTATCTCGATCGGGAGCCTCATCATCACCCGGTTTGTCGACAGAAGGAAAAACCTCGTCTTTCTTCTCGGCGCGATCGAAATCGCGATCGGGATCGTTTCATGCGTCCTTTTGATTGTCTTCGTTCCGCTCGCGGGCCACCTCAACACGGTACGTCCGCAGTACGGCGAACCGTGGATTTTTTCGCTGGGGACGGAATATCTCCTCTTTTTTCTCCTCCTGATCGCGCCCGCCGTCCTCATGGGGACGACATTCCCCATTGTCGCCGGCATCTACACGACGAACATCGGGAAAGTTGGCCGAAAGATCGGGGTGATCGGATGCCTGGACACAATCGGTTCGATATTCGGTTCGTTCGCCGCCGGATTTATCCTTATCCCTTTTCTCGGCGTGGTGAACGCCGTCCTCGTTACCGCGGCGCTGAACGTGTGTATCGGTCTCGCCCTCATTATCGCGCATCCCCGCACAAGGAGGCCGATAAAAGCAGTCGCTGCCCTTTCAACGCTCTGCGCCGCCGTCATTGTGCTGGTTTTCGCGCCGGGGGAACGCTACTTCAGGCACTGGCAGACTGAAGAGGAAGGCGACCGCCTTCTCTTCTACCGGGAAGGACTCGGCTCCACGGTCGCCGTCCCTGAAGAGTTTGACGGTGTGAAGGAATTGGCAATCGACGGCGCGGTGACCGCGATCGCCGAATACGGAGACATCCGGGTTCACAAGCTGCTCGGGTACCTGCCCTACCTTCTCTGCGACAATCCCCGCACCGCACTCGTCGTCGGCTTCGGTATGGGCGTCACGGCGCAATCGCTGATTCAGGACGATATCGAGGAAGTGGTGTGCGTCGAAATATGTCCGGAAATCCTCTATGGTTCGACGGGCTATTTCAAGGAAGAAAACGGAGGAGTGCTTTCAGAACCCAAATTAAGGGTGGTTGTCGATGACGGCAGAAGTTTCCTGGCCGCCTCGACGGACATGTACGACGTCATCACGACAAACGCCGTGCACCCGCGGCTGAGCATCAACATCTATACGAAGGAGTTCTACGAGCTGTGCAAACGGCGGCTCAGCGAACACGGCGTTATGTGCCAATGGATGGCCACCAACTGGATGACGGAGAACGAATACAAAATGCTCGTCCGGAGTTTCGTCGAGGTGTTTCCCCACACGAGCCTCTGGGTGTGCAATATCGGTCACATCCTCCTCGTCGGGACCCCCGGACCTCTTGAGGTGGACTTCCGGAAACTGGATCTGCAGCTGAGGCGGCAAAAGGTGAAGGCCGATTTAAGGACGGTCCATCTGGACGATCCCTTTGCCCTGCTGGCCCTCTTTGCCTGCACGGAGGAAAAACTCATCCCGTATTGTTCCGATGTACCGCCCGCAACGGATAATTATCCTCTTCCCGAGTTCAGCCGTTATATCAGCAGGCATCCGAATCTCGCGATAATCGACGAACTACTGAGGTATTCAAGAAACCCGGAAAGCCGTGTTTTTAACCTGCCCGGAGGGGAAGAGGTCGGAAGAATCGGGAAGTATGTCGAGGCCGAAGTCAATTTTCTCAAGGCCCGTTACGCGGATTATGATTCGCCCGGGAGCGATACCCTTGGGTATCTTGAAACCGCGGTCCGGCTGAATCCCTATAATTACGCCTTTTATCACGCCCTGGGTGACAAGTACTCGGAAAACGGTCAATACGGGAAGGCAATCGACGCGTACCGGGAAGAGATCGCCCTTGATGAGGACAATCCCCTGGGGTATGTCAATCTGTCGTTTGCCTTCATGAGAACCGATTCCCCCGATGCCGCCATGGAAGCGGCCGGGAAAGCACTGCGGATTGATCCTGACAACGGGCTTGCACGTTATCTTCTTTCCGTTATTTACAGAATGGAACTCAGATTCGGGGAAGCCCTGGAGGAACTTGATTTCGTCGCAAAACATTATCCCACATTCATCAATGCCGTTTTCGAGACCGGGGAAGTCTATGTCGCCCTTGGCCGGTACGGCGAGGCGAAAAAAGCGTTTGAAACATTTCTCAACACTTCACGGAATAAAAAGATGAACAACGACGCCCGGCTTTTTATCGACGAAATAAGCCGGGCTGGTTATTGAAGAGAGGAAGCGTGAAATGAAACTAAGACTTTTTTTTGTCCGTATATGTTGCGCAGCCATGATGGTATTCGCGGTATCCGGGTGCAGCCCGAAAACCGACACTCTCGATCTGCTCGGCGAGGGCATCAAAAAGGTCTCCCTCGATCCGGTGACCCTCACCTTCTATTTCATCGCGAATAACGGCGATGAGGAGGCGATGCGTGACGTGCTTGATGAGGTCGAAAAAAAGGCGGCAAAGGCATTGAACGTCAAGCTGAATTTTATCTTTATACCGCACTATATTTACAGGGACACATTAAAAAGGCTGATCGCCCAGGGAGACCCCTGCGATATGTTCGCATATAATAATGAAGGAAGCGTCGATTTTCTCGAAGAAGCATATGAGAAAGGCTTTGCCCTCGATATCACCGATCTCTTTCCCAAATACGCACCCTCGTATTACAGCAGGCTGGATGACTATAAGCTCGCAGTTCACAGGCGGCACGGCAGGTTGTTTGCCGTCCCCAATAATTTCACGCAAATAAACATGATGTGCGCTATCGTCCGCGACGACCTCATGCAGAAACATAATATTCCGCCCATCAAAAACCTGGATGATTTCGATGTGTACCTCGATACGGTGAACAAAAAAGAGGATATTCTTGTCACCCTCGCAGTGTATGATACCCTTTTGGGATTGTTCGCTTCCGGCTTTGGATATGTCGTCTTCGATTACGTCCTCGGCCTTGTTTACAGATGGGACGATCCGGAAATGAAAATCATTCCGTGGGAGCAGACGCCCGAATTTCCCCGGACAGTCGAACGCGTTCATAACTGGATACGGAAAGGATATTTTCTCAAAGACACATTTTTCCTTCAACCATACGACGACCTGATCGCGAAAGGACGGATAGCGGCGGTAATGGGATATCAGCTTCAGGCGTTACGGTTCAATACCGTGCTTTTTGAAGCCGGCGTCGACTGGCGGTATGTCGAATACCCGCTTTTTCCGGATTCGATCTCGCTGCGTTATTCCTATAATATCGAAGGAATGGCGGTCAGTGCGCACTCCGAACATCCCGAGCGGGCTATGATGTTTGTCGAGTGGCTGCACGGCAACCAGGATCATTATGATCTCCTCCGTTACGGTATCAAAAAAAAACATTACCTGCTGAAAGGAGACCAGTACTACTTTCCCGAAGGGGTGACGATCAAGGACGCATTTCTCAACTGGCAGCGGACGATTTTTCTCGATATGGACTTCGAACGCACCCATGTCTCCGCCTCCAGGACATACAGGGACGAAGTGATCGCCGCTTTTGAACGCACCTCACGTTATCCCCCTCACGGCGCGTTTCGTCCGGTATATCCAGAAAATCTGATGGCGGGAAGGAGGATCGTCCTGGGCGAATTCGAACACTATATGAGAGGGGAGCGATACAATTCCGATTCGATAGAGAATTATATCAGGGAACAGAAAAAGCAAGGCATCGACAAACTCGTTGTCGAAGTCCAATCCCAGCTTGATGAATGGCGGAAGGGTAACAATGAAAATAAATAAATCCTCGTTGGCGGCAGCGGGAAAATATAGTGCGATCATCGGGATAATTGCCGGTATTGTGCTGATCGCCTCGATGAGTGGATTCTTCTTCCCGGAAGAAGAAAAGATGCTCGCACCGCCACTGAAAAAACCGGAAGAGGTCGTCTATAAAACCCACGAAGTCAAAAAGGGATCGATCGTCAAAAGCATCACCTGTACCGGTTATTTTGCCCCTGAAAAAGAGGTCGATGTGTCCTTTAAAAGCCGCGACGGGTATCTGAAAACCCTGGATGTGACCCCGGGCCAGAAAGTGGCAAAGGGATATATCTGTGCGACGCTGGACACCGACACCCTGAAGACTGAAATCAAACGGCAGGAGATCGTTCTCCGGAGGGCCCGGGACATATTCGAGAAACTCGGAAAAATCGCGGAGATCGACATCTCAATCAGCAAAATGGCCCTCGATCAGTTAAAACGCGATCTCGAACTGAAATACAGACTCAAGGAGAGTATGGCGCAGATCGAGATAGAAAAACAGGAACACTCGGTCGCCGTGGGCGAGCGCGAATACGACAAGGTCGTCATGGATTATGAATACCAGCTTGCCGCCGCCCGGAACGATATCGAAATGGCGCGTCTTCGACTGGAGGAACTCAATGATGAACTCGAAAAATCGATCATGCGGGCGCCGATTTCCGGTATCGTCGATTATGTGGCTTTTGTTCACGAGGGTGAATACCTGGAACCCTACGACACGATCGTGAAGATCGCCCAACCGGACCGGCTTATCCTCAAATACACGGGAACACAACACGATCGTTTCCGGTGGGGTATGCCGGTCGAGGTCACGATTGACGGCAAACGGTATGGGGGAAAAGTGGTCATGACACCCTTTCAGGCACCCGTCGACGATTACGACAAAATGAAAGAGACGGTGTTGATCCGGATCGATCGTCTGCCCCCGGGAACCGGGATCGACGACGACGCGACCATTGAAGCCGTATTGGAACGCGCAGACAATGTCATCGTCATACCCAGGAGACTCGTTCATTCCTACCTGAACAGGAAGTTCGTGAAAGTATTCGAAAACAATATGGTAAGCGAGCGTGATGTTGAAACGGGCATCGAGACCACATCCGAATACGAAATCAAAAGCGGTCTCGAGCCCGGCGAACTGATTGTCGAATAGGGGGAGGGGAAAGCGGGATGTTCCGGTTCGTTCTCAAGAAAATGATCAACAACCGGCTTATGGTCGGCTGCCTCCTTGCCGGATTCATTCTGGCGGTCGCAATGGTCGCTTCGATACCCCTTTACACAAGCGGCATTCTCCAGCGCCTTTTAAAAAGCGATCTCGAATCCTATCAGACGAAAACCAGGAGTTTTCCGGGAAATTATCTCGTTGCGGCCAATGTCCGTTACCTCGATGAAGACGAACGGCTTCCCGCTTACATTAATCTGAAATCGAACCTTTTCGCCGAATTGATTCCCCAGATCCCGATTCCCGTGCTATCGGTTTCAGAAGAAGTAACCATCGACTCGTATGAGATAGCGCCCGCCGTTCGGCGGGAAGCCGATCCGAAAAGCCGTTATATCACCCTCTCGGCCCTTGAGGATATGGAGGAGCATATAGAAATTCTTCAGGGCAGATATCCTTCACCCGAAATAACCGACGGCACTATCGAGGTGATCGTCACCGAAAAGTTCCTTCAGGAAAACAACCTTTATCCGGGTGAGGTATGTACGGTGGAAACCCGCATGAACGAACCGTTCACAAAGGCAGTGATCATCGGTGTTTTTACGTTTCGCGATTTTACCGATACCTATTGGGAGATTGGCGTCAATTCAACGGCCATGTATTGCGATTTTTCATTTTTTACCGGACAGATAGTGAATAAACAACGACACCTTTTGACTTCCGCCAGATGGAATATCGCCCTCGATTATCATAGACTCACCCTGGAAAATATCGGAACCATGACATCGGTCCTTGAAACCCACCACCGCCTTGCGAACAGGTACAGACATTTTTTGAGTATCGATTTCAAGGCGGAACCTATTCTCATCGATTACACAAAGCGGGAAAAACAACTCCGTCTGATTCTTTGGATCGTTAATATACCGGTATTGATTCTCATATTCTTCTATCTTTTCATGATATCACATCAAATCCTCACAAACGAACAAAACGAAATCGCGGTATTGAAAAGCAGGGGTAAAAGCTCACTCCAGGTATTGACCGGTTATGTGATCGAAAGCCTTATTATCAGCGGAATCGCCTTGATCGCGGGCCCGCCCATGGGTTTCGCGATCTGCAGGATCATGGGGGCGAGTAATGGATTTCTGGAATTCGTCCGGCGTGCGGCGTTACCTGTTGCGTTCAACGCCGACGCTTACCTGTATTCGGGCCTTACCCTCGTCTTTCTCATTGCCGTGATCGTTGTCCCTGTTATTTTCAGGGCCCGGATGAGTATTGTCGAACTTCAGCTGAAAAAGTCCGGGGGAGAAAAACCCCCGCTCTGGAAAAGATATTTCATCGACGTTTTGATCCTCGGTATCGCCGGCTACGGTATATTCAGATATCAAAGCCAGGAAAACATCATGGAAATAACCGGGGCGAGCGGGATCGATATCGGTATTGATCCGCTGCTTTTTCTTGCCTCAACCTTTTTTATCCTCGGAACCGGATTGCTGTTTTTGCGCCTTTTCCCGGTCATTGTCGGGGTGGTACATCATGTCGGGAAAAAACGATGGTCGCCCCTCATGTATGCGGCACTCCTCGAGGTAGGAAGGGCCGGGGAAAAAGGGCAGTTTTTAATGCTCTTTCTCATTTTTTCGATCGCGATCGGTATTTGTAACGCGAATATGGCAAGAACACTGAACCGAAATATCGAAGATCAGGTCAGGTACGCAATCGGTGCGGATCTCACGTTACAGCCTGTCTGGGCCCAGGACATCACATCACAGGAAGCACGAAAAAACAGGAATGCCCCCTCCTTTGTCCCTGAAGAAGAGGTGGAAGGCATATCCGCGGCTGTTCATTTCCGGGAACCTTCTTTTTTCCCGTACACGCAGATCGAAGGGACGGAAAAAGTGACCAAAGTATTTACGAAAACGTCGGGAAAGGCTTTGGTGGGGAATGACCTGATAACGAACGTCACCGTCATGGGAATCGTCCCGCACGAGTTCGGGGAGGTCGCGTGGTTCAGGAACGATCTTCTTCCCTATCATATCAACAACTACCTGAACCTCCTTGCCGATTCGCCCCAGGCGATTTTAGTTTCGGAAAATTTCGGGCGCCTGTACAAATGCCGGGAAGGTGATACGATTTCCATTACATGGGGAGATCAGGATTATTTACAGGGAACGATCTACGCTTTTGTCGACTACTGGCCCACCTATAATCCGCACTCAAGAACGACCTTCAACACCCTCCCCTCACTTGTTGTCGCCAATCTCGAATATCTACAGAACAGACTCTCGCTCGAACCGTATCAAATTTGGTTACGAAAAAAAGACGGCGCGCCGGACGAAACGGTGTATACGGATATCGAACAACGGAAACTGGAAATCAGGCAGATGGACAGTATTTCGCAGGAACTCATCAGGCGGAAAAACGACCCCCTTCTGAAGGGGATCAACGGCGCCCTCACCCAGGGATTCATTCTTATCATGTTCGTCTGTGCGATCGGTTTTTTGATTTACTGGATGCTTTCACTCAGGTCACGGATTCTCCAGTTCGGAATTGTCAGGGCGATCGGGTTGACACGGAGGGAAGTAATGACGATGATCGTCCTCGAGCAGCTGCTTATGTCGGGTAGTGCGATTTTCATGGGGATTGTCATCGGGGGAATCGCCTCGAGGCTTTTCGTTCCCTTTCTGCAACTCGTGTTCAGTTCCCGGACGCAGGTCCCCCCGTTTGCCGTGATCGCCTCCCGGGCTGATTATATCAAGATCTATGCGATTGTCGGTATCATTCTGGGAACGGGGCTTTTTCTTCTCAGGTACTTTGTAAGGCGGCTCAAAATCGGCAGGGCATTGAAGCTGGGGGAGGATTAAAAGGTGAAACCGCTTATCGTCGCCGAAAAACTTTCACGGACCTATCATTCCGGCCTGGAAGAAGTCCATGCAGTGGAGGAAGCGAATCTGACCGTCGAAAGGGGGGATCTGACGATTTTTTGCGGTCCCTCGGGTTCGGGGAAGACCACCCTTATCAATCTGCTCGGGGCGCTTGATACGCCGTCGTCGGGAAATATTTTTTTTGACGGGACGGAAATAACCTCTATGTCCGAATCGGAACAGGATTTTTTAAGAAGAAAACGGATGGGGTTTGTCTTTCAGTCCATCGGGCTTATCTCGATAATGTCGGCGTATGAAAACATCGAGTTCGGCTTAAGGGTTTCGGGATTCGCCCGTGGCGAACGGAAGGAGCGCGCCGAATACTGTCTTCAGATCGTCGGAATGCATAAACGCATGTACCACAGACCATTCGAACTCTCCGGCGGCGAACAGCAGCGTGTGGCGATTGCGAGGGCGATCGCTCATTCTCCCGATATTATATTTGCCGATGAGCCGACATCGGCGCTTGATACCATGCTCGGGATCAAGGTCCTCAATCTGTTCAAGGAGCTTTCCGAGGAAATGGGCATGACCGTCGTCATGACGACACACGATCCGAATTTCCGGGAACTGGCGGATCACGTGTATACCCTCCGGGACGGGAAAATCGCGGGAGACGTAAAAAGATGATCGAATGTGAAAACCTCGTAAAAATATATAAAACCACGGAGATCGAGGTTGTCGCGCTTCAGGGACTCGATCTGAAAGTCGATGACGGCGAATTTATTGCCGTCATCGGTAATTCCGGAAGCGGGAAAAGCACGCTGCTGAATATAATCGGCGGACTGGACAGGCCGTCAGCCGGAAAAATCAGCATCGCAGGCAGGGAGTTATACAAGCTGACGGAAAGGGAACTCGATCATTACAGACGCCGGACGGTCGGTTTCGTGTGGCAGAACAATTCGAGAAACCTCATCCCCTACCTCTCAGCCCTCGACAACGTGCGCCTTCCCATGGCGGGGATGTCCCTGAAGGAAAAAAACAGCAGGGCCCGCGAACTGCTCGAGATGGTCGGTCTGGATGATCGACGAAACCACAACCTCTTCGAACTGTCGGGCGGCGAACAGCAGCGTGCGGCGATTGCCATCGCATTGTCGAACAAACCCAGTCTCCTCCTCGCCGATGAACCGACCGGTTCCGTCGACACCGGGGCGACGAACCGGATTCTCGGCATCCTGAGAGATTTGAACAAGACCCTCAAGGTGACCGTCGTCATCGTCACCCACGACCTTGACCTCTCGAAAAAAGTCGACCGCATTGTGGCGATCAGGGACGGCAAGGTGTCGAGCGAGTTTATCCACAATCGTTTTTACAGCCGTGAGTTCAAGAAACTACACGGGTCAAAGGCACCGCACGAGTTCGGTTTTTCGGGGGACTCATCGACACACATCGAAATGGTTGTTATGGACGGCTCCGGCCGCCTGCAGCTTCCCGCCGAATATGTCGATGCATTGAAGGCGGAAGGGCATGACAAGCTGCTTGTTACAAAAGAAGGGCAGAAGATCATTCTGAGGATTCCGGAAAAAAAGAGGGAATGACCGGCCGCGCAAACGGGGTTGCCGGGACCTGCTTTCTTTTACGCACTGTTGATGACGTTTATATAGGAACCAATGCGGATTGTCCTGAAGAACAATCCGCATTGGTGAGAAGGTGACCTTTGACACCAAAGTATCAACAAGTCAGGGTAAGGGATATACCCGCGATATCATTCACATCCATTGTCCGGCCGTATAACACGTCAAGGTGCACGTACCTTCGATATCTACCTGCCCCACTTTTCCACCGCCTGGTTTCCGAGTGCCTGCTCGCCCGCAGAGTTTGCATGGCAACCGTCCGCTACCTCTGAGTTACGAAGCGTGAAGGTCCCGGAGTATATCACGTTCAGCGACGAATCATTACCCGCTTGCTGCGCGAGTCTGTCGGTCGACGGAGGTCCGTCCGCCCCTCCCGCCAGCGTACACACGTTGCCCTCCGGGTAAAGCGGCTGACCGGTGATGTAGATCGTCGCGCCGGGTGCCGCATGCTGCTTCGCGGCTGCGATCATCTGTTTCACTTCATCGTATGTCGCTCCCTGCGGGAAAATGCACACCTGCACCCACACCGCGGACGGCTTTCCGTATCTGGCCGACTGCTGGTCGAACAACTGCCATGAACTGGAATTGGGGTCAGTCCAGTTCTGGACGACCATACCTCCCGTCCCGTAACCACCCCACATACGCTGGCCGCCGACCGCACGATACCCGTTCGCGACATTCTCGGCCATCGAACATCCGCAGTAGCCCATCGTGTTAGGCCCACCGCTTGCGGGCGGCGATGTGGGATCCGGTGTCGATGTCGACGGGCATGACAGCTGGGATACCAGCCCTACCGAGTACTGTGCGACACGAAGGGCATCGACGATATTTATATCGGCGTCCCCGTTGACATCCGCAACCGAGGAATCGAAATTCGCCGGATACAGGCCCACTGCGTACTGGGCGATGAGGAGTGCATCAACAATGTCGGCCTCCCCGTTTGCATTGACATCACCGCATGACGCCGCAAACGCCTGACCCAGGCTGAATGCGATCAGAATTACTACGATAAACACCTTTTTTCTCATTTTTGAAACTCCTTTTTTATAAAATTCATCCGAAGCGTCCTCACTCCGGTGTATTAAATGCATCTACAATAGTACGTTTCATTGTACCCGGTTCTCCGTAACGGTAAACCTTCGGTTTGCCGTAAAAATACCGAAGGCGGATCGATCGCGACAACACCCTTTTTGATTTGAAATATGGCTGGATATTTCTTTCAAAGCGAGTCAATGGCACACCGGGTTCACCGGGTATTGATTTCAGGTACGATTGTATGTTATTATGACATCAGAATACTGAAAAGGCGTGATGTATTGCGGTAACGACAACTCAATAGCGTACAAATATATTCGCATGCATATATAATGCGGCAGAAACAATATGGATGATTCGATGTCAAAAAAAACCCGGCCTCGTTTCGGTGTTCTCACCGACTGGTTTCAGGGATATTATCAGTCCGAACTTATATCAGGAATCGAACACGAGGCAAAACGTAATAATATCGATGTTTTTTATTTCGTGGGCCGCTCGATCAATTCACCCTACCCCCATGAAGAGGGTTTTAATGTCGTCTACGATATGGCACTCGACGCCTCACTCGACGGCCTCGCGATACTTCCGATGATCACCAACTTCAGTACGGACAAGCAGGTGTCGGAATTCGTTTCCCGGTACGCGTCCCTTCCTCTCGTCACCATCGGCTTTACATCAACTCACGGCAACGCGATACTCACGAACAATGTGAACGGATTTCACTCACTCGTCCGGCACCTCACCGACGATCACGGCTACAGGAAACTCGCGTTCGTAAACGGTCCCGGGAAAAGCCCCGATGCAATCGAACGATCGGGAATTTATACGTCCG
It includes:
- a CDS encoding fused MFS/spermidine synthase — encoded protein: MKDNVRVVKPILIAVFFFSGVSALIYQIIWIRMLGQVFGLTAVAVTTVLTAFMAGLAAGSYLFGKLIDKRKDPLFVFMLLEAGIGAFALLFPVILDVLTGVYTALTKTIRPDVYVNSIFRFAVSFIVLLPPTTLMGGTLPVLSKYYVTSLRGLGGNVGRLYAANNLGAVSGCVLSSFVLIGIIGLSGNIILAACFNFGIAAVVFFIRKTRTGETPHDNGKNPEESKTKKAAEPERYSPAFLRLVLWVFAIEGFTTLSYEVIWTRILLGISCDRSVYFYATVIAAFIAGISIGSLIITRFVDRRKNLVFLLGAIEIAIGIVSCVLLIVFVPLAGHLNTVRPQYGEPWIFSLGTEYLLFFLLLIAPAVLMGTTFPIVAGIYTTNIGKVGRKIGVIGCLDTIGSIFGSFAAGFILIPFLGVVNAVLVTAALNVCIGLALIIAHPRTRRPIKAVAALSTLCAAVIVLVFAPGERYFRHWQTEEEGDRLLFYREGLGSTVAVPEEFDGVKELAIDGAVTAIAEYGDIRVHKLLGYLPYLLCDNPRTALVVGFGMGVTAQSLIQDDIEEVVCVEICPEILYGSTGYFKEENGGVLSEPKLRVVVDDGRSFLAASTDMYDVITTNAVHPRLSINIYTKEFYELCKRRLSEHGVMCQWMATNWMTENEYKMLVRSFVEVFPHTSLWVCNIGHILLVGTPGPLEVDFRKLDLQLRRQKVKADLRTVHLDDPFALLALFACTEEKLIPYCSDVPPATDNYPLPEFSRYISRHPNLAIIDELLRYSRNPESRVFNLPGGEEVGRIGKYVEAEVNFLKARYADYDSPGSDTLGYLETAVRLNPYNYAFYHALGDKYSENGQYGKAIDAYREEIALDEDNPLGYVNLSFAFMRTDSPDAAMEAAGKALRIDPDNGLARYLLSVIYRMELRFGEALEELDFVAKHYPTFINAVFETGEVYVALGRYGEAKKAFETFLNTSRNKKMNNDARLFIDEISRAGY
- a CDS encoding extracellular solute-binding protein; the protein is MKLRLFFVRICCAAMMVFAVSGCSPKTDTLDLLGEGIKKVSLDPVTLTFYFIANNGDEEAMRDVLDEVEKKAAKALNVKLNFIFIPHYIYRDTLKRLIAQGDPCDMFAYNNEGSVDFLEEAYEKGFALDITDLFPKYAPSYYSRLDDYKLAVHRRHGRLFAVPNNFTQINMMCAIVRDDLMQKHNIPPIKNLDDFDVYLDTVNKKEDILVTLAVYDTLLGLFASGFGYVVFDYVLGLVYRWDDPEMKIIPWEQTPEFPRTVERVHNWIRKGYFLKDTFFLQPYDDLIAKGRIAAVMGYQLQALRFNTVLFEAGVDWRYVEYPLFPDSISLRYSYNIEGMAVSAHSEHPERAMMFVEWLHGNQDHYDLLRYGIKKKHYLLKGDQYYFPEGVTIKDAFLNWQRTIFLDMDFERTHVSASRTYRDEVIAAFERTSRYPPHGAFRPVYPENLMAGRRIVLGEFEHYMRGERYNSDSIENYIREQKKQGIDKLVVEVQSQLDEWRKGNNENK